In Deltaproteobacteria bacterium, the sequence GTTTCGGACCCTTCCCCGATGACTGGCCCGACGAAGAGATCACCATCGTCGCCAACTTCACCTATCACCTCATCGGCGTAAAAAGCGTCTTTTAAGGCCGTGATGACCGCGCCGAACGAACCGGAGTGGACCTACAGGACTTCCCCTGCCGGCGGCGTCGTGACGGTGAACGGCCGCGAATTTCTCACCGATTATTCCGAGCGCATCGTGGAATTGCTCGTCGCGCGCAAAGGCGTCGCGCGCATGCCGCGCTATCTGCGGTATCGGTCCGAGCGCGCGGGAAAACTCGAACCGCTTTTCGCGCATCTGGAAAAACTCGGGCGGCCCGTGTCGGTGCTCGAACCGGGATGCAGCGCGGGACATTTGTCCGAGGCGATCCTCGCGCACGGGTGCGTGGCGCGCCTCGTCAGTTTCGATCCCGACGAAGGCATGATCGAGGTTTGCCGCGAAAAAAAGCGGCACTTCGGTTTCGACCGGTGGGATGTCGCGTGCGCGACCTCGCCGGCGTTCACGACCGAGACCTTTGACGTCGTGCTCATGTCGGCCATGATGGAGCATGTGGATCCGGCGCTGCGCGGCGCTCTCGTGCGCGAGTGCTACGATCGGCTGAAGGTCGGCGGGCGTTTCGTGGTGCTCGAAAGCCAGAACCGGCACTGGCCGGTCGAGTATCACGTGATTCGGCTGCCGATTCCCTGGGCGCACTATCTGCCCGCGCGGTGGATCTGGCGGCTGTGCCGGGCGATGGGCCGCTATGACCGGAACTGGAGCTTCGAGGAATTTGCCAACCCGAATACGGGCTGGTGGGGGACGACGCTCGCGGAACTCCGACCGCACGGCGCGCGCGTTCGCGAGGTGACGAACGACTTCGGCTACGGGCCGCGCCGGTATCTGGACGAGTGGAAAAAACAGGGCGCGATCGGCGCTCTCAAGATCGG encodes:
- a CDS encoding class I SAM-dependent methyltransferase, producing MTAPNEPEWTYRTSPAGGVVTVNGREFLTDYSERIVELLVARKGVARMPRYLRYRSERAGKLEPLFAHLEKLGRPVSVLEPGCSAGHLSEAILAHGCVARLVSFDPDEGMIEVCREKKRHFGFDRWDVACATSPAFTTETFDVVLMSAMMEHVDPALRGALVRECYDRLKVGGRFVVLESQNRHWPVEYHVIRLPIPWAHYLPARWIWRLCRAMGRYDRNWSFEEFANPNTGWWGTTLAELRPHGARVREVTNDFGYGPRRYLDEWKKQGAIGALKIGVFSACAALARILGVSPTGLLPAIYVVYEKE